From the Malus domestica chromosome 17, GDT2T_hap1 genome, one window contains:
- the LOC139193323 gene encoding CSC1-like protein At3g21620 encodes MSTTTLTIRRLIVAVAFFFLTFFFMIIIAFVQSLANIEVIKSFIQGFLPGIALKIFLIFLPSILMVMSKFEGFSSVSALERRSATRYYIFQCVNVFLGSIITGTAFQQLDEFIHQSANEIPKTIGVSIPMKATFFITYIMVDGWAGIAGEILRLKPLIIYHLKNFFLVKTEKDREEAMDPGTLGFNTGEPQIQLYFLLGLVYAVVLPILLPFIIVFFALAYVVTFSKRRIINVYNQEYESAAAFWPDVHGRIITALIVSQLLLMGLLSTKEAAQSTPLLITLPVLTIWPLAIDVLEEPFSLALKGSKVQPSDAASAQQVVPEPSSVNSVGATVL; translated from the exons atgtctacaacaaCATTGACAATTAGGAGGCTTATAGTTGCCGttgctttcttcttcctcaccttCTTTTTTATGATCATCATTGCATTTGTACAGTCCCTTGCAAACATTGAGG TCATAAAATCATTTATCCAAGGTTTCCTGCCTGGAAttgctttgaagatttttcTTATATTCCTTCCCTCTATATTGATGGTAATGTCCAAATTTGAAGGTTTCAGTAGCGTATCAGCTCTAGAGAGGAGATCGGCTACTAGATATTATATTTTCCAATGTGTCAATGTATTTCTTGGGAGCATAATCACTGGAACTGCATTTCAACAACTAGATGAATTCATCCACCAATCTGCCAATGA GATCCCGAAGACAATTGGTGTTTCAATTCCAATGAAGGCAACCTTCTTTATCACTTATATAATGGTTGATGGGTGGGCCGGAATTGCTGGTGAGATTCTAAGGTTGAAACCCTTGATTATATATCACCTGAAAAATTTCTTCTTGGTGAAGACTGAAAAGGATAGGGAAGAGGCCATGGATCCCGGAACCCTTGGTTTCAACACCGGTGAACCTCAAATACAACTATATTTCTTACTTGGCCTTGTTTATGCTGTGGTGTTACCAATCCTACTTCCGTTCATAATAGTATTCTTTGCCCTGGCATATGTTGTGACATTTTCCAAGAGAAGG ATTATAAACGTCTATAATCAAGAGTATGAAAGTGCTGCGGCATTCTGGCCTGATGTCCACGGGCGGATCATAACGGCACTAATTGTCTCACAACTGCTGCTGATGGGATTGTTAAGCACAAAAGAAGCTGCTCAGTCAACTCCACTGCTCATCACACTCCCAGTGTTGACCATATG GCCTTTGGCCATTGATGTCCTTGAAGAGCCATTTTCTTTGGCTTTAAAAGGGAGCAAAGTGCAGCCC TCGGATGCCGCTTCTGCACAACAAGTGGTACCAGAGCCCAGTTCCGTGAATAGTGTTGGCGCTACAGTTCTGTGA